One window from the genome of Candidatus Didemnitutus sp. encodes:
- a CDS encoding serine hydrolase: protein MKPVAFAALSVFLGVASAFSAMPDFRSYSLDGSPVLDSTLQQHVEAIDASLRARWEIPDGQTSVGVLDLRTLRLAWVRPDRIDYAASVPKVAILLGWFAAHPEPAALDATTRHELGLMIKQSDNELAAKFSQQLGLGFIRGVLDRYALYDAQTGGGIWLGKHYGKGGERVADPVGGHSHAATVRQLLRFYLLLEQDQLVSAEASAAMRDIFRSPDIPHKEDKFVAGLAGRAGLEIRRKAGWWEDWNLDTAVVTGPGRHYVIVAMVHHAHGEEYLRAFAAAADDLLAPVK, encoded by the coding sequence ATGAAGCCGGTCGCTTTCGCTGCCCTGTCGGTTTTCCTTGGCGTGGCGTCAGCCTTCTCCGCCATGCCCGACTTCCGCTCCTACAGCCTGGATGGATCCCCGGTCCTCGATTCCACCCTCCAGCAGCACGTCGAGGCGATCGATGCCTCGCTGCGTGCGCGCTGGGAGATTCCCGATGGGCAGACCTCCGTCGGCGTGCTCGACCTGCGCACGCTACGCCTCGCGTGGGTGCGCCCCGACCGCATCGACTACGCGGCGAGCGTGCCGAAGGTCGCGATCCTGCTCGGCTGGTTCGCCGCCCATCCGGAACCGGCTGCGCTCGACGCGACGACACGGCACGAACTCGGATTGATGATCAAGCAGTCGGACAACGAGCTCGCGGCGAAATTCTCGCAGCAACTCGGGCTGGGCTTCATCCGCGGCGTGCTCGACCGCTACGCCCTCTACGACGCGCAGACCGGCGGCGGCATTTGGCTCGGCAAGCATTACGGCAAGGGCGGCGAGCGTGTGGCCGATCCCGTCGGCGGGCATTCGCACGCTGCGACGGTGCGGCAGCTGTTGCGGTTTTACCTGCTGCTCGAGCAGGACCAGCTCGTCTCGGCCGAGGCGTCGGCAGCGATGCGGGATATCTTTCGATCACCGGACATCCCGCACAAGGAGGACAAGTTCGTCGCCGGACTGGCGGGACGCGCGGGGCTCGAGATTCGCCGCAAGGCGGGTTGGTGGGAGGACTGGAACCTCGACACCGCAGTTGTCACCGGCCCCGGACGTCACTACGTCATCGTCGCGATGGTGCACCACGCGCATGGCGAGGAGTATCTGCGGGCGTTCGCGGCAGCGGCGGACGACTTGCTTGCGCCAGTCAAATAG